In Actinomycetes bacterium, the DNA window GAGACGGCGGGCGGCAGCGTGCGGCCGGTCGACACCTCGGCGGGTGCGGTGGTGGCGGTCATGCAGTCCTCCCGGAGTGGCTGGTGGCGACCGGCTCGTCATCGTCCGCGGTGGGGGCGGCCTGCTCGGCGGCATGACCGGTGAGGCTCAGGAAGACGTCGTCCAAGGTGGGCCGCCGAAGTCCGATGTCATCGATCTCGATGCCGGCCTCGCCGAGGGCGCGGAGCACCTCCACCAGCCGCTGCGCGCCGCCCTCCGCGGCCACCGTGACCCGGCGGGTGTGCTCGTCCACGGTGCCCCCGTCACCGGTGTCGCGGGTGAGCAGGGCGAGCGTCCGTGCCACGTCGGCCGCGTGGCGGGCGACCACCTCGATCCGCTCGCCGCCTACCTCGGACTTCAGCTGGTCGGCGGTGCCCTCGGCGATGATCCGGCCCGAGTCGACGACCGCAATGACGTCGGCGAGCTCGTCGGCCTCCTCCAGGTACTGCGTGGTGAGCAGCAGGGTGGTGCCCTCGCGGACCAGGTCGCGGATGACGTCCCACATGCCGAGTCGGCTGCGCGGATCCAGGCCGGTCGTCGGCTCGTCCAGGAACAGCAGTCGCGGCCGCCCGATCAGTGCGCTGGCCAGGTCGAGCCGGCGCCGCATCCCGCCGGAGTACGTCTTGGCCACCCGGCCGGCCGCAGCCGTGAGGGAGAACTGTTCGAGCAGCTCGTCGGCCCGCGACCGGGCCACCGCCTTCGGCAGCTGGTAGAGCCGACCGAACAGGTAGAGGTTCTCCCGCCCGGTGAGGTTCTCGTCGACCGCGGCGTACTGGCCGGACAGCCCGATCACCGACCGGAGCTGCTGGGCGTCCCGGACGACGTCGTACCCGGCCACGGTGGCCGTGCCGGCGTCCGGGCGGAGCAGGGTGGACAGGATCCGGACCGTCGTCGTCTTGCCGGCCCCGTTCGGCCCGAGCAGGCCGAGCACGGTGCCCTCCTCGACCCGCAGGTCGACGCCGTCGAGGGCCTTGACGTCGCCGTAGTGCTTCACCAACCCGTGCGCTTCGATCGCTGTGGTCACGGCTGCTCCTCGGGGGGTTGTCTCGACGCTAGGCAGGGGTACCGACAGCCCTCAACCGCATTTCCCCCCGGCCGCCCTCGTATGAAGGGTCCCATCTGTGCGCGCTGTCGCACCTTTTCGCCCTTCTTGGCAGGACGACGGGACGCACGATGGGCGGGGGGACCACACCGGGACGTGCCCCGGGACGGACGGTGTCCGGACGCCGGCGCCTGCGTCCCCAGCCCTCAGCCCTCAGCCCTCAGCCCTCAGCCCTCAGCCACGGAGCAGTGCCTCGGCCTCGTCGACCGACAACCGGCCGGCCGCGAGGTCGGCGAGCACCTGCTCGCGGGTGAGCGGGGCGGGTGCGGCCTCGAAGCCGAGCCGGCTGAGCAGCTCGGCGTAGCGCTGCCGCGCGGTGGGGTAGCTGACCCCGAGGTGGCGCTCCAGCTCCTTCATGTTGCCGCGGGAGACGAGGAACACCTTGAGCAGCTCGAGGTCGTCGTCCGACAGCCCGCAGTAGGAGCACTGCCGGAACGCGCCGGACAGCTCGGTGCCGCAGGAGCGGCAACCCAGCCTGGTGACGGCGAGGCGGCCGGAGCAGACCGGACAGTCCCGCGGGGGCCGGTGCGTGAGCTCGCTCATGGCCGCCGCACCTTGATCGAACCCATGACGACCTCGAGGTCGAAGGTCGCGGTGCCCTCACCCACGACCAACGGTTGGCGGGACGAGGGCTTGGACGTCGTCCCGTCGGCGTCGTAGACCTTGAGGTCGCCGAGCTCGAGATCGGTGCGGACGGTGACGTCGGATCCGGGCAGCAGCCGCAGGTCGATGCTGCCCGACTCGCAGCGCACCCGGGAGTTCGCCTGGACCAGCAGCTCGAGTTTGGCGCTGCCGGCCTGCACCACGCCGTCGACCGAGCCGGCGCAGCCGGTGGCCTTGATGGAGCCAGCGGTCACCCGGAACCGCAGCCCGTGCGTGAGCCCGACGACGTCGAGTGCGCCGGCAGTGACCTCGGCCTCCACGGCCAGCTCCGGGTTGACCCGGACGACGAGCCGCTCACCGAGGGCGCCGGTCTGGACGAAGGAGCGCCACCAGGTGGCCGGGCGCTCCTGCGACCAGGAGCCGGGCTCCGGGCCGGCCAGGTCGGACTCGATGCGCAGCAGGTCGTCCTCGCGGACGGTGCGGTGCGGGCCGTCGACGTCGACGGTGGCGACGGTCGGGTCGGCGATGACCCGGACCGAGCGTGCGGTGGAGCGCACCAGCAGCCGTCGGACGCCGTCGGCGGTGGGCGCGCCCGTGGGCGCGGGGACGACGCGCACGGACGACGGTTCGCTGACCGGCGGCTCAGCCGGCGCGGCCGGCGCAGCGGGACTGTCGAGCAGGCGGGCGGCGTCGGCCGGATCCAGCTGGCCGGCGGCCACCTGCTCCAGCAGGGAACGCATATCTGGAGTGGTCATGCCAGAAGTGAAATGCTTTCTTATCAGATTGTCAAGACAGTCTTGTCACCTTGCGCGGAAAGGGTCCCATCTGCGCATGTCCACAGCCCCGAATCGACCCTGAAACCGGTCGGCGGCAGCTCGGGGAGCGCGCGGCGTGAGGGGGTCAGGTCGGCAGGACGGTGAAGCCTGCCTCCGCCAGCCGGGCGAGCACGGCGGCCGCATGGTCCGGGCCGCGCGTCTCGAGCTCGACGTCGATCTCGACCTCGTCGTGCGACAGCGCGGCCTCGGTGCGGTGGTGGACGACGTCCAGCACGTTGGCGTCGGTCTCGGCCAGCACCCCCAGCAGGGTGGCCAGGTTGCCCGGGCGGTCCGGCACCCGCACCGCGATCGACAGGAACCGCCCGGCTGCGGTGAGGCCGTGCCGCAGCAGGCGCAACATGAGCAGCGGGTCCACGTTGCCCCCGGACAGCACGATCACCACCGGCGGCTCGAAAGCGGTCGGGTCGTCCAGCACCGCAGCCACGCCGGCCGCGCCGGCCGGCTCGACCACCAGCTTGGCCCGCTCGAGGCACAGCAGCATGGCGCGGGTCAGCGACGCCTCGGGCACCGCCCGGACCTCGTCCACCAGCTCGCGCACGATCGCGAACGGGACCTCTCCGGGGCAGCCGACCGCGATGCCGTCCGCCATGGTGCTCATGGTGGCGAGAGGCACCGGGTGCCCGGCGGCCAGCGAGGCTGGGTAGGCGGCGGCCTGCTCGGCCTGCACACCCACCACCCGGACGTCGGGGCGCAGCGACTTCACGGCCAGCGCGACCCCGGCCAGCAGCCCCCCGCCGCCGGTGCACACCACGACGGTGCGCACGTCCGGGCACTGCTCGAGGATCTCCAGGCCCACGGTGCCCTGGCCGGCCACGATGTCGCGGTGGTTGAACGGGTGGATGAGCACCGCCCCGGTCTCCCGCTCGAACGCCTGGGCCTCGACCAGAGCCTCGTCGAGGGTCTGCCCGACGAACCGGACCTCCGCGCCGTACCCACGGGTGGCCTGCACCTTGGGGATCGGCGCCCCGGTGGGCATGAACACGGTCGCCTTGGCCCCGAGCATCGACGCCGCCAGGGCCACCCCCTGGGCGTGGTTGCCGGCGCTCGCGGCGACCACGCCGCGGGCCCGCTCCTCGGGCGTCAGCCCGCTGATCCGCGTGTAAGCGCCGCGGATCTTGAACGAGCCGGCCCGCTGCAGGTTCTCGCACTTCAGGTGCACCGGCCCGCCGACCCGCTCGGTGAGCGGGCGGGAACCCTCGAGCGGCGTCAGCCGAGCCACTCCCTCGAGCAGCACGCGGGCGGCACGGACGTCGTCCAGGCTCACGGGCAGGTCCATGGGCGGGAGTCTGGCACCGAGAGGCGAGGAGTCCACACTGGAGGGGTGACCCGAACCGTGCTGCGTCCCCCCGGCCCTCGGGGCGTGACCATGGTGCAGGCCCTGGCCACCCGCCGTCGCTCCCCCACGGACTTCTTCACCGCGATCGCCCGGGCTCACCCGCGGCTGGCCCACGTCCGGATCGGCGCGGAGCACTACTACTTCCTCACCCACCCCGACGTCATCCGCGAGGTCTACGTCACAAACGGCCGGTTCACGGTCAAGGGCCGGGCGCTGCAGCGGTCCAAGGTGCTGCTCGGCGAGGGCCTGCTCACGGCCGAGGGCGAGCACTGGCGGCGGCAGCGCCGCCTGGTGCAGCCGGCCTTCCACCGCGACCGGATCCGCAGCTACGCCGACGACATGGTGGCTGCCACGCTGGAGCACACCGCGCAGCACTGGACCGACGGACGTCAGGTGGACCTGGTCAGCGAGCTGTCCACGCTCACCCTGACCATCGTGGGGCGGGCCCTGTTCGGCTCCGACCTGTCCGGGGACTCCCGAACCGTCGGTGCCGCGCTGGGGCAGATGCTGGCCGGCAGCCGCCGCCGGGTGCTGCCAGGCGGGCAGCTGCTGGACCGGCTGCCGCTGCCGGTGAACGCGCGGATCGAGTCCTCGATCGCCGGCCTGGACGCCGTCGT includes these proteins:
- a CDS encoding ATP-binding cassette domain-containing protein: MTTAIEAHGLVKHYGDVKALDGVDLRVEEGTVLGLLGPNGAGKTTTVRILSTLLRPDAGTATVAGYDVVRDAQQLRSVIGLSGQYAAVDENLTGRENLYLFGRLYQLPKAVARSRADELLEQFSLTAAAGRVAKTYSGGMRRRLDLASALIGRPRLLFLDEPTTGLDPRSRLGMWDVIRDLVREGTTLLLTTQYLEEADELADVIAVVDSGRIIAEGTADQLKSEVGGERIEVVARHAADVARTLALLTRDTGDGGTVDEHTRRVTVAAEGGAQRLVEVLRALGEAGIEIDDIGLRRPTLDDVFLSLTGHAAEQAAPTADDDEPVATSHSGRTA
- a CDS encoding DUF2089 domain-containing protein; protein product: MSELTHRPPRDCPVCSGRLAVTRLGCRSCGTELSGAFRQCSYCGLSDDDLELLKVFLVSRGNMKELERHLGVSYPTARQRYAELLSRLGFEAAPAPLTREQVLADLAAGRLSVDEAEALLRG
- the ilvA gene encoding threonine ammonia-lyase; the protein is MDLPVSLDDVRAARVLLEGVARLTPLEGSRPLTERVGGPVHLKCENLQRAGSFKIRGAYTRISGLTPEERARGVVAASAGNHAQGVALAASMLGAKATVFMPTGAPIPKVQATRGYGAEVRFVGQTLDEALVEAQAFERETGAVLIHPFNHRDIVAGQGTVGLEILEQCPDVRTVVVCTGGGGLLAGVALAVKSLRPDVRVVGVQAEQAAAYPASLAAGHPVPLATMSTMADGIAVGCPGEVPFAIVRELVDEVRAVPEASLTRAMLLCLERAKLVVEPAGAAGVAAVLDDPTAFEPPVVIVLSGGNVDPLLMLRLLRHGLTAAGRFLSIAVRVPDRPGNLATLLGVLAETDANVLDVVHHRTEAALSHDEVEIDVELETRGPDHAAAVLARLAEAGFTVLPT